In Vespa velutina chromosome 1, iVesVel2.1, whole genome shotgun sequence, the following proteins share a genomic window:
- the LOC124955517 gene encoding afadin isoform X7, with protein MATEIANKRAEREALRGVIQQWNANRLDLFELSEPNEDLEFHGVMRFYFQDSGQKVATKCIRVASDATSRAVIETLIEKFRPDMRMLSVPEYALYEIHENGDERKLELEEKPLLVQLNWHVDDREGRFLLRRIDDKTNAQGVGFSSEGSSFRRKLSKREKKQMRKQEKLGRLKSLEQDENTVPVDQNGVAEKLYTELPETSFTRSISNPEAVMRRRRQQKLERKLQQFRSKDGGPDTGGTLKIYGEALCKDVPYKTLLLSVRDSAAQVVREMLSKYGLDKVDPQQYCLVQVNNDNTSGGTHQEYILDDDECPLAILMNHPSTRGSIMFHVRRRPADYVPRKRKKKPSGKWNELDHRYEDERLPFLLELNPDGTDIPNGAGVRYRLQPNVTEVGSERPFGPQGVQSQTLTLSGPTVMPRHCVIAFTENIVTLTPCSRDAHTFVNNQRIHQTTILQNGAIIKFGRMHTFRFIDPAPDDRIRQRHDSNRQIEYAYDRRSPDATSQEANSDKYRSGSGSPNGGGGGHAQSPGQTSNPPSPTKSTAASTSRSPTHGTHAPEVTHNYETTFDLDGNVETASLTSSRDGNRHPQYDNQPRGTDPILPAVLEFLEDTEEAFLRAVITDVDPSAPQFKLAPTYTLYLAARYRASTHYRPELQPTERAHRLTVMLANIALMIQGVIQERYMDASSLAFWLANGSELLHMLKSDRHVGAFSTRAQDILADAVHAAFASLVHCVSLELTPAMSQFMADADEPAKEAGVLQIFSNTMALLRRCRVNAALTIQLFSHLFHAINAIAFNALVSNGNLCVRWFGRRLKARLNALETWAERQGLELASQCHLATIMQATHLLQAPKYNAEELATLSSTCFKLNSLQVRALLQKYQPAADEPRLPAELIENVVRVAESVADTLARADGREIRLEEESTLALALLLPEDGYSCEVIRGVPPGLVEFLSPLQQEGFCRMAPQPTSSGYWTIYMIDHHTNLRSPSAMSNRSGGYTGHVGQNQGQPEIHIIKLHKSTNGMGLSIVAAKGAGQDRLGIYIKSVVAGGAADADGRLAAGDQLLKVDGQSLVGITQEKAAEYLVRTGPTVTLEVAKQGAIYHGLATLLSQPSPIMTRAHKARPKSEHIKNPARPPEVSVPPSTSHSMGNLLSVPLQGATSQEHYVGWDVEQSTLPGPRRMSERDLSSRLGRETIPQQIHSSKSVPALHNMGAEGKQQHEIFNPGYSRASSSNSVTPPVQPSPMPAMNGASCLRSRSSHNLHDPTRIGALPPTGLVSRQQSSPNLNPNQPHGSFQNSLQNNEAERFYQNLSVYRNQDSTGKQQQPSLSQQHMEERNTLHTQRSSRGSQNSLNRPPAQELNQGRDRPISAHIPQTQQQGYSGNQMQHQNVVPPRSQSSRDIIRQEAKLQEMQEEVRRRELRGGAPMINQYRPNTYSMRPANANQTAGIVPARALVSRPLGSTPNLATTSATRQQMGPTYGHPDAAYSQYGQCNKHPTAGMSQYGLTSKGKTEPSRHIPTIESGKESLAVQDSTRSHYDHNRQYMTSQNGSHYTHGPSDLRSDQYSNDNTTIIQDNVEGNSFNTAEVPPARPALPEDGYRESPPPPPPNTLTHPLYNNQADSRYTASMQDPPRGGYYPASGTGTMQQPRQYQYSASNPWQREEREKEQARRREAARQWRDQQIAELSALPHRTPQQDEQLRALQLERDFQKRAEEAANQQDDDDECNDIDTESIPQPQGLLSVANSQERTNTVSQQHTLSRANINNQSIRGTPPTSQTVNSPLSPNAAGNSCLVQNDNSGLMYLQQQQQQPPPQQQQQQPPPQQQQQQQQPPQQQQQSQQHTNQSQSNTVQLPSSSNYSSSLSHIGNIQKTYTTQNNEERETQQRRIEEIRRKEFDENQRQREEENRHQQQQQQQHQQQQQQQQQHIQQLYKQQQQHMQHYRNQQALHPNMLRLDNLVINGPNTSPSLQNGNTDAPPPPERGSSYAVMSQQSALRSNSSTSSNIALTPLTSSTIKRVSFHDPNANNETTPRNVISGNLNTSSSMGMVTIREDPNNFINDAENLLASPKSPEGPGVPFVSATPGVIGAQEVYKDPRQKRLAEKQKQQNLQMGAVPEKLSFKEKMKMFAMETGEDGTPRDKVKISRAQREIDNIGGPLSPNNNTTKG; from the exons ATGGCCACGGAAATTGCGAACAAAAGGGCCGAAAGGGAAGCCCTTCGTGGGGTCATACAACAATGGAACGCAAATCGTTTGGATCTTTTCGAACTATCCGAACCCAACGAG gACTTGGAGTTTCACGGTGTAATGAGATTCTACTTTCAAGACAGTGGTCAAAAGGTTGCTACGAAATGCATCAGAGTTGCATCGGATGCAACCAGTCGTGCCGTGATCGAAACTCTCATAGAAAAATTCCGTCCAGATATGAGAATGTTGTCGGTACCGGAATACGCTCTTTACGAAATTCATGAAAATGGAG ACGAACGAAAATTGGAATTGGAGGAGAAGCCATTGTTGGTACAATTAAATTGGCATGTCGACGATCGAGAGGGACGTTTCTTGTTGAGAAGGATCGACGATAAGACGAATGCACAAGGTGTTGGTTTCTCCTCAGAAGGTTCTAGCTTTCGTAGAAAGCTGAGTAAGCGggagaagaaacaaatgagAAAACAAGAGAAGCTTGGACGTTTGAAGAGTTTGGAACAGGATGAGAATACAGTGCCGGTCGATCAAAATGGCGTCGCCGAAAAACTTTATACCG AACTTCCCGAGACGAGTTTCACAAGGAGTATATCTAATCCGGAAGCCGTAATGAGACGTCGTAGGCAACAAAAActcgaaagaaaattgcaaCAATTTCGTAGCAAAGATGGTGGACCAGATACCGGCGGTACTTTGAAGATATACGGAGAGGCACTTTGCAAAGATGTACCTTATAAAACATTACTATTAAGCGTTCGAGATTCTGCGGCCCAGGTTGTAAGAGAGATGTTATCTAAATATGGTTTAGATAAAGTCGACCCTCAGCAATATTGTCTGGTACAG GTGAACAACGACAATACAAGCGGTGGTACTCATCAAGAGTATATACTGGACGACGACGAATGCCCGTTGGCTATTCTCATGAATCACCCTTCCACGCGCG GATCAATCATGTTTCACGTGAGGAGGAGACCGGCAGATTATGTGCCTCGCAAACGTAAAAAGAAACCTTCGGGAAAATGGAACGAATTAGATCATAG atatgAAGATGAGAGACTACCATTCTTATTGGAACTTAATCCAGATGGTACCGATATTCCTAACGGAGCGGGTGTCAGGTATCGTTTGCAACCAAACGTGACGGAAGTTGGATCGGAACGACCCTTCGGTCCGCAAGGCGTGCAATCTCAAACTTTAACTCTCAGTGGACCTACCGTTATGCCAAGGCACTGTGTTATAGCGTTTACGGAAAATATCGTCACTCTGACGCCATGCTCAAGGGACGCTCATACTTTCGTGAACAATCAACGAATACATCAGACTACCATACTCCAA AATGGAGCTATCATCAAGTTTGGAAGAATGCATACCTTCAGATTCATCGACCCCGCGCCCGACGACCGTATCAGGCAACGTCATGATTCCAACAGACAGATTGAGTACGCATACGACCG ACGATCGCCAGATGCTACCAGCCAAGAAGCAAATTCGGACAAGTACAGATCAGGTTCTGGATCACCAaacggtggtggtggtggacaCGCTCAAAGTCCTGGTCAGACTTCGAATCCACCGAGTCCCACTAAATCTACGGCAGCTAGCACATCGCGTAGTCCCACGCACGGTACTCATGCACCCGAGGTGACTCACAATTATGAAACGACTTTCGACCTGGACGGCAATGTGGAAACGGCGAGCTTAACGAGTAGTAGAGATGGCAACAG GCATCCCCAATACGATAATCAACCACGAGGGACGGACCCTATCCTACCAGCAGTATTGGAATTCTTAGAAGATACGGAGGAAGCGTTTCTACGTGCTGTTATCACCGACGTAGATCCCTCAGCTCCGCAGTTCAAACTTGCACCGACTTATACCCTTTATTTGGCTGCCAGATATCGTGCTAGCACTCATTACAGACCAGAATTACAACCTACCGAAAGAGCACACCGTTTGACCGTGATGCTTGCGAATATTGCCTTGATGATACAAGGAGTAATTCAG GAAAGATATATGGATGCGTCTTCGTTGGCATTTTGGCTTGCAAATGGTTCGGAATTATTGCACATGTTAAAAAGCGATCGTCACGTTGGAGCATTTTCAACGAGAGCTCAAGATATCTTAGCCGATGCCGTTCACGCTGCATTCGCATCTCTGGTACATTGCGTTTCTCTTGAATTGACACCAGCAATGTCGCAATTCATGGCGGACGCTGATGAGCCCGCTAAGGAAGCTGGTGTTTTACAAATATTCTCGAATACGATGGCTCTATTAAGACGTTGTAGAGTTAACGCAGCACTGACCATCCAATTATTCAGTCATCTTTTTCATGCGATCAACGCAATCGCTTTCAATGCTCTAGTATCTAATGGGAATCTCTGTGTCCGTTGGTTTGGTCGAAGATTAAAAGCTAGACTTAATGCTCTAGAAACCTGGGCTGAGAGGCAAGGTCTCGAATTAGCCAGTCAATGTCATTTGGCAACGATCATGCAAGCTACGCATCTTCTCCAAGCACCGAAATATAACGCCGAGGAATTAGCCACATTGAGTTCTACTTGTTTCAAATTGAATTCTTTACAAGTAAGAGCTTTGTTGCAAAAATATCAACCGGCTGCCGATGAGCCACGACTTCCCGCTGAGCTCATTGAGAACGTTGTCAGg gtagCTGAAAGTGTCGCTGATACTCTTGCACGCGCCGACGGACGTGAAATACGTTTGGAAGAAGAATCAACTTTGGCGCTGGCATTGCTATTGCCAGAGGATGGTTACAGTTGTGAGGTAATAAGAGGTGTACCACCGGGATTGGTTGAATTTCTATCACCCTTGCAGCAAGAAGGTTTCTGTCGAATGGCACCTCAACCTACTAGTAGTGGTTACTGGactatatatatgatagatcATCATACGAAC CTTCGTAGTCCAAGTGCAATGAGTAATAGATCAGGTGGCTATACTGGGCACGTTGGACAGAATCAAGGTCAACCAGAAATACATATCATAAAATTACATAAGTCGACCAATGGTATGGGTTTGAGTATTGTTGCTGCTAAg GGTGCTGGTCAAGATAGATTAGGCATTTATATCAAAAGTGTTGTTGCCGGTGGTGCAGCAGACGcg GACGGAAGACTAGCTGCTGGTGATCAATTACTTAAAGTAGACGGACAGAGTTTAGTAGGAATAACGCAAGAAAA agCTGCTGAGTATCTAGTTCGTACGGGACCAACGGTGACGCTAGAAGTTGCTAAACAAGGCGCGATATATCATGGACTTGCTACTTTATTATCTCAACCATCTCCTATAATGACGAGGg CACATAAGGCCAGGCCAAAGTCAGAACACATAAAAAATCCCGCTAGACCTCCGGAAGTGTCCGTGCCACCATCTACGTCACACTCGATGGGCAATCTCTTGTCCGTACCATTGCAGGGTGCTACTTCTCAAGAACACTATGTTGGCTGGGACGTAGAACAATCCACATTACCAG GGCCTCGCCGCATGAGCGAACGTGATCTTTCATCTAGACTTGGACGTGAAACGATTCCCCAACAAATTCATAGCAGCAAGTCCGTCCCAGCTTTGCACA ATATGGGGGCCGAAGGGAAACAACAACATGAAATCTTCAATCCGGGTTATAGTAGAGCATCATCGAGTAATAGCGTTACACCACCGGTTCAACCATCTCCGATGCCTGCTATGAACGGAGCTTCATGCCTACGCTCTAG atcgagCCATAATTTGCACGATCCAACGAGAATTGGGGCATTACCTCCGACTGGTTTGGTTAGCAGGCAACAATCCTCACCAAACTTAAATCCAAATCAACCTCATGGATCTTTCCAAAATAGTTTACAAAATAACGAAGCCGAAAGATTCTATCAAAACTTGAGCGTTTATAGAAATCAAGATTCTACAGGGAAACAACAGCAGCCAAGTTTATCGCAGCAACACATGGAGGAGAG GAATACGTTACACACGCAACGAAGCTCAAGAGGATCACAAAATTCTTTGAATCGGCCGCCTGCGCAAGAATTGAATCAGGGAAGAGATAGACCGATATCTGCTCATATTCCTCAAACCCAACAACAAGGTTATTCCGGTAACCAAATGCAACATCAAAACGTGGTTCCGCCTAGATCGCAATCCTCGCGAGATATAATACGTCAGGAAGCTAAGCTTCAAGAAATGCAGGAAGAAGTTAGAAGACGTGAATTACGCGGTGGTGCACCGATGATCAATCAATATAGACCAAATACATATAGTATGAGACCGGCAAATGCTAATCAAACGGCTGGTATTGTACCTGCCCGTGCTCTCGTTTCAAGACCATTGGGTTCTACACCTAATTTAGCAACAACGTCAGCAACGAGACAACAAATGGGACCAACGTATGGTCATCCTGATGCTGCTTATTCCCAGTATGGTCAATGTAACAAACATCCAACTGCTGGTATGAGTCAGTATGGGCTAACATCCAAAGGAAAGACAGAACCATCTCGTCATATACCAACTATTGAATCTGGAAAGGAATCTCTCGCGGTTCAAGATTCTACTAGATCGCATTATGACCATAATCGTCAATATATGACTTCTCAGAATGGATCACATTATACTCATGGACCATCTGATCTACGAAGTGATCAGTATTCAAATGACAATACTACTATAATTCAAGATAACGTCGAaggaaattcttttaataccGCTGAAGTACCACCAGCAAGACCCGCTCTTCCTGAAGATGGGTATAGAGAAAgtccaccacctccaccacctaATACATTAACTCATCCGTTGTATAATAATCAAGCAGATTCGAG GTATACCGCAAGTATGCAAGACCCACCAAGAGGTGGTTATTATCCGGCAAGTGGAACAGGAACAATGCAACAACCTCGACAATATCAATATAGTGCTAGTAATCCTTGGCAACGTGAAGAACGTGAAAag gaACAAGCTCGAAGAAGAGAAGCAGCTAGACAATGGCGCGATCAGCAAATTGCGGAGTTAAGTGCTTTACCTCACCGAACTCCTCAACAAGATGAACAGCTACGTGCTCTTCAATTGGAACGAGATTTCCAAAAAAGAGCAGAAGAAGCTGCCAATCAAcaggatgacgacgacgagtgTAATGACATTGATACTGAAAGTATACCACAGCCTCAAGGTTTATTGAGTGTAGCTAATTCTCAAGAAAGAACGAACACAGTAAGTCAGCAACATACGTTGTCGAGGGCAAACATAAATAATCAATCGATAAGAGGTACACCGCCTACATCGCAAACTGTTAATAGTCCACTCTCTCCAAATGCTGCTGGAAATTCGTGCCTAGTACAAAATGATAATTCCGGTTTAATGTatttacaacaacaacaacaacaaccaccaccacaacagcagcaacaacaaccaccaccacaacagcagcaacaacaacaacaaccaccacaacaacaacaacaatcacAACAGCATACTAATCAATCTCAAAGTAATACAGTACAGTTACCTAGCTCGTCAAATTATAGTTCGTCCTTGTCACATATcggaaatattcaaaaaacatatacaactcaaaataatgaagaaagagaaacacaaCAGCGTCGAATAGAAGAAATCAGAAGGAAAGAATTCGACGAGAAtcaaagacaaagagaagaagaaaataggcatcaacaacaacaacaacaacaacaccagcagcagcaacaacaacaacaacaacatatTCAGCAATTAtacaaacaacaacaacaacatatGCAACATTATAGGAATCAACAAGCATTGCATCCAAATATGCTAAGATTAGATAATTTAGTTATCAATGGGCCTAACACGTCGCCGT cttTACAAAATGGAAATACCGATGCACCTCCACCACCAGAACGTGGATCTAGTTACGCAGTGATGTCTCAACAAAGTGCACTTAGGTCGAACAGTTCGACTTCTTCAAATATTGCCTTAACACCTCTAACATCTTCGACGATTAAGAGGGTTTCTTTTCATGATCCAAACGCAAACAATGAAACAACACCACGCAATGTCATATCTGGAAATTTAAATACTTCGTCCTCGATGGGCATGGTCACTATTAGAGAAGACCCTAAT aattttatcaatgatGCTGAAAATCTATTAGCGTCTCCAAAATCTCCGGAAGGTCCTGGCGTTCCGTTTGTTAGCGCCACACCTGGTGTTATCGGTGCACAAGAAGTATACAA agatcCACGACAGAAACGTCTCgctgaaaaacaaaaacaacaaaatttgCAAATGGGCGCGGTACCCGAGAAGCTaagtttcaaagagaaaatgaaaatgtttgcCATGGAAACAGGAGAGGATGGTACGCCACGAGACAAAGTGAAAATATCACGAGCCCAACGTGAAATTGATAACATCGGTGGCCCTCTTAGTCCTAATAACAATACCACGAAAGGCTAA